The following are encoded together in the Patescibacteria group bacterium genome:
- the purB gene encoding adenylosuccinate lyase, giving the protein MGELSTLHAISPSDGRYADDLAVLRPFFSEAALMRYRVRIELQYFIALTKTVAKLSKAEARFLQDITVTDRQLEQIKTIEQATRHDVKAIEYYLKNQLAKTSLKNRLELIHFGLTSEDINNLAYSLMLRDSLKQVYLPALKNLIYQLKKAARHNASLALLSLTHGQAATPTTLGKELNVFVLRLQRQYDQLRQIKQFGKFSGATGNWAALHVAYPKINWLKFSKKFVQSLGLEFNPVTTQIESHDRLVETYHIISLINSIIKDLDQDMWLYMARGLFVQQHITGEIGSSTMPHKINPIFFENSEGNAGVANALLNHLAEKLPISRLQRDLTDSTVLRNQGVAVAHSLLAVRNTIKALTRVEPNKPAIQHELNQHWEVLAEPIQTVMRQLGKTTPYEQLKRLTKGQQLDKMTLHMFIDQLDIPTVTKQNLKKLTPANYSGLSKQLAKL; this is encoded by the coding sequence ATGGGAGAACTGTCTACTTTACACGCCATCAGCCCAAGCGACGGTCGTTACGCCGACGATTTAGCGGTGTTGCGGCCATTTTTTTCTGAAGCGGCTTTAATGCGCTATCGCGTCCGGATAGAGCTACAGTATTTTATTGCTCTCACCAAAACAGTGGCCAAACTCAGTAAAGCCGAGGCTAGGTTTTTACAGGACATAACAGTGACTGATCGGCAACTTGAGCAGATAAAAACCATCGAACAAGCCACGCGCCATGATGTTAAAGCCATTGAGTATTATTTAAAAAATCAGCTGGCTAAAACTAGTTTAAAGAATCGTTTAGAATTGATTCATTTTGGTTTAACCAGCGAAGACATAAATAATCTGGCTTATAGTTTAATGTTGCGTGATAGTCTTAAGCAGGTGTATCTGCCGGCTTTAAAAAATTTAATTTACCAGCTAAAAAAAGCGGCGCGGCATAATGCCAGTTTAGCCTTATTGAGCTTAACCCATGGCCAAGCCGCCACACCCACTACCTTAGGTAAAGAACTAAATGTATTTGTCTTACGCCTGCAACGGCAATATGATCAATTACGGCAGATCAAACAATTTGGTAAGTTTAGTGGAGCCACCGGTAACTGGGCAGCTCTCCACGTTGCCTATCCAAAAATAAATTGGCTAAAATTTAGTAAAAAATTTGTCCAGAGTTTGGGTTTAGAATTTAATCCAGTCACCACTCAGATTGAATCACATGATCGATTGGTGGAAACGTATCATATTATTAGTTTAATAAATTCTATTATCAAAGATTTGGATCAAGATATGTGGTTGTATATGGCTCGTGGCTTGTTTGTGCAACAACACATTACCGGAGAAATTGGTTCGTCGACGATGCCACATAAAATCAATCCGATATTTTTTGAAAACAGTGAAGGTAATGCCGGTGTGGCCAACGCTTTATTAAATCATCTCGCCGAAAAATTACCCATCTCTCGTTTGCAGCGCGATTTAACCGACAGTACGGTTTTGCGCAACCAGGGTGTCGCGGTCGCGCACAGTTTATTAGCCGTGCGTAATACCATAAAAGCACTGACGCGGGTTGAGCCCAATAAACCGGCTATACAGCATGAGTTGAACCAACATTGGGAAGTGTTAGCTGAACCAATTCAAACAGTGATGCGTCAATTAGGTAAAACCACACCTTATGAACAACTTAAACGTTTAACGAAAGGTCAGCAACTTGATAAGATGACTTTACACATGTTTATCGATCAACTAGATATCCCAACTGTGACAAAACAAAATTTAAAAAAACTCACGCCCGCCAACTACAGCGGTTTATCTAAACAACTAGCCAAACTGTAA
- the purF gene encoding amidophosphoribosyltransferase has protein sequence MCGVIGIYGKKNTSVNLDLYDGMIGLQHRGHDACGMVTYDGQFHTKKALGLVRDVFHLSTIQRLRGHMGLGFIRYATAGGMSMEDSAPFTVSAPYGISLVFNGNITNFAALKQELRTEDLVNLNANSDIEAMLHVFAQELMKRADGSMVEQVYQTVRAVHKRCHGAYSAIACIADHGMVAWRDPLGIRPLMIGKRGRGKYVEYIVASESVMFTMLDFKYIDDVKPGEVVYIDEHHQLHRSVVTPGKWKPCLFEYVYFARPDSIQNNIGVYKARLRMGEKLADRLQPYLADLKIDVVVPAPATSNTAALALAQRLGLTYREGLYKNQFIGRTFIMSGNRRKSVRRKLNPQILEIRRKNVLLVDDSIVRGNTSREIIKMLREAGAKKVYMVSAAPPVISPCVYGVDMPTRQELVANQVGGSIEAIRKYIGADFLLYQTIADLIEAVKIDKGPAQDFCTACWTKQYPTPDVTPAVLRKIEQQRLRDKS, from the coding sequence ATGTGCGGAGTGATTGGTATCTACGGTAAAAAAAATACTTCAGTTAATCTGGATTTATACGACGGCATGATTGGTTTGCAACATCGTGGCCATGATGCCTGCGGGATGGTGACATACGATGGTCAGTTCCATACCAAAAAAGCTTTGGGTTTAGTGCGTGACGTGTTTCATCTCTCTACGATTCAGCGGTTGCGTGGTCATATGGGGTTAGGGTTTATTCGTTATGCTACCGCTGGCGGTATGTCCATGGAAGATTCGGCTCCGTTTACGGTTAGTGCGCCCTACGGCATTAGCCTAGTGTTTAATGGTAACATCACTAACTTCGCCGCTCTTAAACAAGAATTAAGAACCGAAGATTTAGTTAATCTTAATGCCAACAGTGATATTGAAGCCATGTTACACGTGTTTGCTCAGGAATTGATGAAACGAGCCGATGGTTCCATGGTTGAACAGGTTTATCAAACAGTGCGTGCCGTACACAAACGCTGTCACGGTGCCTACTCAGCCATAGCCTGTATTGCCGATCATGGGATGGTGGCCTGGCGTGATCCATTAGGGATTCGTCCTTTGATGATTGGTAAACGCGGGCGCGGTAAGTACGTGGAATACATTGTGGCATCTGAGTCGGTGATGTTTACGATGTTGGATTTTAAATATATCGATGATGTCAAACCGGGTGAGGTGGTATATATCGATGAACATCATCAACTGCATCGTAGCGTGGTGACACCGGGTAAATGGAAACCGTGTTTATTTGAGTATGTCTATTTTGCTCGGCCAGATTCAATTCAAAATAATATTGGTGTCTACAAAGCTAGGTTACGCATGGGAGAAAAATTAGCCGATCGCTTACAACCGTATTTAGCAGACTTAAAAATAGATGTAGTAGTGCCAGCTCCGGCTACTTCTAATACGGCGGCTCTAGCATTAGCACAGAGGTTAGGCTTAACCTACCGTGAGGGTTTATATAAGAATCAATTTATTGGGCGTACTTTTATTATGTCTGGTAATCGAAGAAAATCTGTCCGGAGAAAGTTAAACCCGCAGATTTTAGAAATTCGCCGGAAGAATGTCTTGTTAGTGGATGATAGTATTGTGCGCGGTAATACTTCGCGGGAGATTATTAAAATGTTGCGCGAGGCTGGGGCTAAAAAAGTTTATATGGTATCAGCGGCACCACCGGTTATATCACCGTGTGTGTATGGCGTCGATATGCCCACGCGACAAGAATTAGTGGCTAACCAAGTGGGCGGCAGCATTGAAGCGATTCGTAAATATATTGGGGCAGATTTTTTACTTTATCAAACCATTGCTGATTTAATTGAGGCGGTAAAAATAGACAAAGGTCCGGCGCAAGATTTCTGTACCGCCTGTTGGACCAAACAGTATCCTACCCCAGACGTCACACCAGCGGTGTTACGCAAAATTGAGCAACAACGCTTACGCGATAAATCATGA
- the purD gene encoding phosphoribosylamine--glycine ligase → MNINVAIIGSGAREHALAWKLAQQPDVILFNFGATDNPGLKQLCQAVMLGDVNDVTAVLTWCQEQHVTIVWIGPEAPLASGLVNALEAFGIACIGPTQELAQLESSKAYTRKLLEKYDINASPAFKVFTTLDGISDYMWSYHDNVVIKPDGLTGGKGVRVLGEQLKTREEALQYCTELFSTGSERVVIEEKLVGQEFSLMSFCDGKHLIHMPAVQDHKRAQVGDLGSNTGGMGSYTDVNHSLPFLNEHDIKLAQQINEKTIQAIQEDCGEEYKGILYGGFMAVRDGVRLIEYNVRFGDPEVMNLLALLDTPLIAITQAIVNRSLDRLTVKFLPLASVCKYVVPAGYPEHPVKDQLIDVSRVDTKQVQLFYGAVNTTTQGLQLAGSRAIGLVSTGTTLAEAEIKVEQEIKKITGPVFHRADIGTAALVSSRVQMLKTIRYA, encoded by the coding sequence ATGAATATAAATGTTGCCATTATTGGGAGTGGTGCCAGAGAACATGCGCTGGCCTGGAAATTAGCGCAACAACCGGATGTAATATTATTCAATTTTGGTGCAACTGATAATCCTGGTTTGAAACAACTCTGTCAGGCGGTTATGTTAGGTGATGTTAATGATGTCACGGCGGTGCTGACTTGGTGCCAAGAACAACATGTCACGATAGTTTGGATTGGGCCAGAGGCACCTTTAGCAAGTGGTCTAGTGAATGCTTTAGAGGCGTTTGGGATTGCCTGTATTGGGCCAACCCAAGAATTAGCTCAACTGGAATCATCCAAAGCCTATACCCGGAAGTTATTGGAAAAATATGATATTAACGCTTCACCGGCTTTTAAAGTATTTACCACATTAGATGGTATTAGTGACTACATGTGGTCGTATCATGATAATGTGGTGATTAAACCGGATGGTTTAACTGGCGGTAAGGGTGTGCGGGTGCTGGGGGAGCAACTTAAAACTCGTGAAGAGGCACTACAATATTGTACAGAATTATTTTCAACTGGCAGTGAGCGAGTTGTTATTGAAGAAAAGCTTGTGGGGCAAGAATTTTCTTTAATGAGTTTTTGTGATGGAAAACATTTAATCCATATGCCGGCTGTGCAAGATCATAAACGAGCGCAGGTAGGCGACTTAGGTTCAAACACTGGCGGCATGGGGTCTTATACCGATGTTAATCATAGTCTGCCATTTCTTAATGAACATGATATTAAACTTGCCCAGCAGATTAATGAGAAAACAATTCAGGCTATTCAAGAAGATTGCGGCGAAGAATATAAAGGAATTCTGTATGGTGGTTTTATGGCCGTACGCGACGGTGTTCGTTTAATCGAATATAATGTACGCTTTGGTGACCCTGAAGTGATGAACTTACTGGCGTTGTTAGATACACCGCTCATTGCTATTACCCAAGCCATTGTTAATCGATCGTTAGATCGACTGACGGTAAAATTTTTACCATTAGCGTCAGTGTGTAAATATGTTGTACCAGCCGGGTATCCAGAGCATCCGGTTAAGGATCAATTGATTGATGTGTCGCGAGTTGATACTAAACAAGTGCAGCTGTTTTATGGAGCGGTCAATACTACCACCCAAGGTTTACAGCTGGCTGGTTCACGCGCGATCGGTTTAGTATCTACCGGTACTACTTTGGCTGAAGCTGAGATAAAAGTAGAGCAAGAAATTAAAAAAATTACTGGGCCTGTTTTCCATCGAGCGGATATTGGTACAGCCGCTTTAGTTTCTAGCCGTGTGCAAATGTTAAAAACCATTCGTTATGCTTAA
- the purN gene encoding phosphoribosylglycinamide formyltransferase, whose protein sequence is MLNIAVLGSTQGADLQALLDAKVNIVVVLSNKPLAGILDKARQAGVEALSFEDNFEEQALVVLKRRQVDLILLIGFMKILSPNFIKQFEHKILNIHPSLLPKYAGGMNMNIHAEVLKNKDAVTGCTLHYVTTEVDAGPIYGQEAVPVLPDDTPETLKARVQQAEQKLLLRAINELSILLV, encoded by the coding sequence ATGCTTAATATTGCTGTGCTTGGTTCAACCCAAGGCGCCGATCTTCAGGCTTTGCTTGATGCTAAGGTTAACATTGTGGTGGTGTTATCCAATAAACCGTTAGCCGGTATTTTAGATAAAGCTCGGCAAGCTGGGGTCGAGGCTTTATCGTTTGAGGATAATTTTGAAGAGCAAGCCTTAGTAGTCTTAAAAAGACGCCAGGTTGATTTGATTTTATTGATTGGTTTCATGAAAATTTTATCACCTAATTTTATAAAACAATTTGAGCATAAAATATTAAATATTCATCCTTCATTACTACCTAAATATGCCGGTGGTATGAACATGAACATACATGCCGAAGTATTAAAGAATAAAGACGCAGTCACCGGTTGTACTTTACATTATGTCACAACCGAGGTGGATGCCGGCCCGATCTATGGTCAAGAAGCCGTGCCGGTGCTACCAGATGATACTCCAGAAACTCTTAAAGCCCGCGTCCAACAAGCCGAACAGAAATTATTATTACGAGCCATTAATGAATTATCCATCTTACTGGTTTGA